Proteins encoded together in one Dermacentor variabilis isolate Ectoservices chromosome 2, ASM5094787v1, whole genome shotgun sequence window:
- the LOC142571695 gene encoding acyl-coenzyme A thioesterase 9, mitochondrial-like isoform X1, protein MTVSRTLASLLKRASRHRFTGTSVSFVRSIITCQDPIRPKTMPEVMEALKSHVGYIGDINIDAKIIRTSAHTKLPNSQEELPERSMLDSYDECIIPVATSPTMQKSHTSGQGFVRFGRILEDMDEFAVWLSYRHVQYPGLSFGVPMPVNMVTALVDSIHSEDMEIRPKHDLKLCGHISWVGRTSMEVTMELLSLAPEQTRHLLTAKFVMVAMQANASNTVPVNKLIPRNDEEKTIFQEGAASVARRKKFQASGILKQPPTQEERDLLHKLFLEDFDPETYILKSDECPNGAIWMQDARLTNVIICQPEFENLYNKVFGGFLMRNAYEVAWATVYILSGRRPKTYHTDDIWFRKPVELGSLLHYDSQVVYTQGNFVQVNVNATVIKPDIGTKEITNVFHFTFCLDGENPAPRVIPRSYPESMLYIEGKRYLDHAMSQRRPAASQSHGHNKSNSKSYQHKP, encoded by the exons TGATGGAAGCTCTCAAAAGTCATGTGGGATATATTGGTGATAT AAATATTGATGCAAAGATTATCAG AACAAGTGCCCACACGAAGCTCCCGAATTCCCAAGAAGAACTACCAGAACGTAGCATGCTGGACAGCTACGATGAGTGCATCATACCAGTGGCCACCTCTCCAACCATGCAGAAGAGCCACACCTCTGGCCAAGGCTTCGTTCGTTTTGGTCGTATTCTCGAGGACATGGATGAGTTTGCAG TGTGGCTGTCATACCGGCACGTGCAGTACCCAGGCCTGAGCTTCGGCGTGCCTATGCCCGTGAACATGGTGACTGCTCTAGTGGACAGCATACACAGCGAAGACATGGAAATTCGGCCAAAACATGACCTCAAACTCTGTGGCCACATTTCCTGGGTTGGCAGGACATCCATGGAGGTCACCATGGAGCTCCTATCT CTGGCCCCGGAACAAACCAGACATTTGCTGACTGCGAAGTTTGTGATGGTCGCTATGCAAGCTAATGCCTCAAA tACTGTTCCTGTAAATAAGCTTATACCAAGAAATGATGAAGAAAAAACTATTTTTCAAGAAGGAGCAG CCAGTGTTGCACGAAGGAAAAAATTCCAAGCAAGTGGCATTCTCAAACAACCACCAACACAAGAAGAGAGGGATCTCCTTCACAAGCTTTTCCTAGAAGACTTTGATCCAGA GACATATATCCTAAAATCTGATGAGTGCCCCAATGGGGCCATTTGGATGCAGGATGCACGGTTAACCAATGTCATCATTTGTCAGCCCGAG TTTGAGAATCTCTACAACAAGGTATTTGGTGGCTTCCTCATGAGAAATGCCTATGAAGTGGCATGGGCAACAGTTTACATCCTCAG TGGACGTCGCCCCAAGACGTACCACACAGATGACATCTGGTTTCGGAAGCCAGTGGAGTTGGGCTCTCTGCTCCACTATGATTCACAG GTGGTGTACACCCAGGGCAACTTTGTCCAAGTCAATGTGAATGCAACGGTGATCAAACCTGACATAGGCACAAAGGAAATAACAAATGTTTTCCACTTCACTTTCTGCCTCGATGGAGAAAATCCGGCTCCCAGAGTGATCCCTAGGTCTTATCCTG aaaGTATGCTGTACATTGAAGGAAAACGGTACCTGGACCATGCCATGTCACAGCGACGACCTGCAGCAAGCCAGAGCCATGGTCACAACAAAAGTAACAGCAAAAGCTACCAACACAAGCCATAA
- the LOC142571695 gene encoding acyl-coenzyme A thioesterase 10, mitochondrial-like isoform X2, translating into MTVSRTLASLLKRASRHRFTGTSVSFVRSIITCQDPIRPKTMPEVMEALKSHVGYIGDITSAHTKLPNSQEELPERSMLDSYDECIIPVATSPTMQKSHTSGQGFVRFGRILEDMDEFAVWLSYRHVQYPGLSFGVPMPVNMVTALVDSIHSEDMEIRPKHDLKLCGHISWVGRTSMEVTMELLSLAPEQTRHLLTAKFVMVAMQANASNTVPVNKLIPRNDEEKTIFQEGAASVARRKKFQASGILKQPPTQEERDLLHKLFLEDFDPETYILKSDECPNGAIWMQDARLTNVIICQPEFENLYNKVFGGFLMRNAYEVAWATVYILSGRRPKTYHTDDIWFRKPVELGSLLHYDSQVVYTQGNFVQVNVNATVIKPDIGTKEITNVFHFTFCLDGENPAPRVIPRSYPESMLYIEGKRYLDHAMSQRRPAASQSHGHNKSNSKSYQHKP; encoded by the exons TGATGGAAGCTCTCAAAAGTCATGTGGGATATATTGGTGATAT AACAAGTGCCCACACGAAGCTCCCGAATTCCCAAGAAGAACTACCAGAACGTAGCATGCTGGACAGCTACGATGAGTGCATCATACCAGTGGCCACCTCTCCAACCATGCAGAAGAGCCACACCTCTGGCCAAGGCTTCGTTCGTTTTGGTCGTATTCTCGAGGACATGGATGAGTTTGCAG TGTGGCTGTCATACCGGCACGTGCAGTACCCAGGCCTGAGCTTCGGCGTGCCTATGCCCGTGAACATGGTGACTGCTCTAGTGGACAGCATACACAGCGAAGACATGGAAATTCGGCCAAAACATGACCTCAAACTCTGTGGCCACATTTCCTGGGTTGGCAGGACATCCATGGAGGTCACCATGGAGCTCCTATCT CTGGCCCCGGAACAAACCAGACATTTGCTGACTGCGAAGTTTGTGATGGTCGCTATGCAAGCTAATGCCTCAAA tACTGTTCCTGTAAATAAGCTTATACCAAGAAATGATGAAGAAAAAACTATTTTTCAAGAAGGAGCAG CCAGTGTTGCACGAAGGAAAAAATTCCAAGCAAGTGGCATTCTCAAACAACCACCAACACAAGAAGAGAGGGATCTCCTTCACAAGCTTTTCCTAGAAGACTTTGATCCAGA GACATATATCCTAAAATCTGATGAGTGCCCCAATGGGGCCATTTGGATGCAGGATGCACGGTTAACCAATGTCATCATTTGTCAGCCCGAG TTTGAGAATCTCTACAACAAGGTATTTGGTGGCTTCCTCATGAGAAATGCCTATGAAGTGGCATGGGCAACAGTTTACATCCTCAG TGGACGTCGCCCCAAGACGTACCACACAGATGACATCTGGTTTCGGAAGCCAGTGGAGTTGGGCTCTCTGCTCCACTATGATTCACAG GTGGTGTACACCCAGGGCAACTTTGTCCAAGTCAATGTGAATGCAACGGTGATCAAACCTGACATAGGCACAAAGGAAATAACAAATGTTTTCCACTTCACTTTCTGCCTCGATGGAGAAAATCCGGCTCCCAGAGTGATCCCTAGGTCTTATCCTG aaaGTATGCTGTACATTGAAGGAAAACGGTACCTGGACCATGCCATGTCACAGCGACGACCTGCAGCAAGCCAGAGCCATGGTCACAACAAAAGTAACAGCAAAAGCTACCAACACAAGCCATAA
- the LOC142571695 gene encoding acyl-coenzyme A thioesterase 10, mitochondrial-like isoform X3, whose translation MSRSHSPEDNARRTSAHTKLPNSQEELPERSMLDSYDECIIPVATSPTMQKSHTSGQGFVRFGRILEDMDEFAVWLSYRHVQYPGLSFGVPMPVNMVTALVDSIHSEDMEIRPKHDLKLCGHISWVGRTSMEVTMELLSLAPEQTRHLLTAKFVMVAMQANASNTVPVNKLIPRNDEEKTIFQEGAASVARRKKFQASGILKQPPTQEERDLLHKLFLEDFDPETYILKSDECPNGAIWMQDARLTNVIICQPEFENLYNKVFGGFLMRNAYEVAWATVYILSGRRPKTYHTDDIWFRKPVELGSLLHYDSQVVYTQGNFVQVNVNATVIKPDIGTKEITNVFHFTFCLDGENPAPRVIPRSYPESMLYIEGKRYLDHAMSQRRPAASQSHGHNKSNSKSYQHKP comes from the exons AACAAGTGCCCACACGAAGCTCCCGAATTCCCAAGAAGAACTACCAGAACGTAGCATGCTGGACAGCTACGATGAGTGCATCATACCAGTGGCCACCTCTCCAACCATGCAGAAGAGCCACACCTCTGGCCAAGGCTTCGTTCGTTTTGGTCGTATTCTCGAGGACATGGATGAGTTTGCAG TGTGGCTGTCATACCGGCACGTGCAGTACCCAGGCCTGAGCTTCGGCGTGCCTATGCCCGTGAACATGGTGACTGCTCTAGTGGACAGCATACACAGCGAAGACATGGAAATTCGGCCAAAACATGACCTCAAACTCTGTGGCCACATTTCCTGGGTTGGCAGGACATCCATGGAGGTCACCATGGAGCTCCTATCT CTGGCCCCGGAACAAACCAGACATTTGCTGACTGCGAAGTTTGTGATGGTCGCTATGCAAGCTAATGCCTCAAA tACTGTTCCTGTAAATAAGCTTATACCAAGAAATGATGAAGAAAAAACTATTTTTCAAGAAGGAGCAG CCAGTGTTGCACGAAGGAAAAAATTCCAAGCAAGTGGCATTCTCAAACAACCACCAACACAAGAAGAGAGGGATCTCCTTCACAAGCTTTTCCTAGAAGACTTTGATCCAGA GACATATATCCTAAAATCTGATGAGTGCCCCAATGGGGCCATTTGGATGCAGGATGCACGGTTAACCAATGTCATCATTTGTCAGCCCGAG TTTGAGAATCTCTACAACAAGGTATTTGGTGGCTTCCTCATGAGAAATGCCTATGAAGTGGCATGGGCAACAGTTTACATCCTCAG TGGACGTCGCCCCAAGACGTACCACACAGATGACATCTGGTTTCGGAAGCCAGTGGAGTTGGGCTCTCTGCTCCACTATGATTCACAG GTGGTGTACACCCAGGGCAACTTTGTCCAAGTCAATGTGAATGCAACGGTGATCAAACCTGACATAGGCACAAAGGAAATAACAAATGTTTTCCACTTCACTTTCTGCCTCGATGGAGAAAATCCGGCTCCCAGAGTGATCCCTAGGTCTTATCCTG aaaGTATGCTGTACATTGAAGGAAAACGGTACCTGGACCATGCCATGTCACAGCGACGACCTGCAGCAAGCCAGAGCCATGGTCACAACAAAAGTAACAGCAAAAGCTACCAACACAAGCCATAA